In Thalassococcus sp. S3, the sequence GTGTCATCCCGATGATCTCAAGATTTTCGGGAATGCCGATCCCCTTGCCTGGCTTCGGCAGCCCGTCTTCTCCGAACTGGATCGGACAGCCGTCGTTTTCATATCCGATCAGCGGGACGTCAGCGCCTATGACATCGCCGTAGTAAAGATCCGTCCCCTCCAGCGCCCAATGGGTGTCGTCGTAGATGGTATAGGCCGCGCTGCCGCGCCCTGCGCACATCGCCAGCCGGTGATATCCGCCGTACAGAAAGGAAAGGCCCAGAAACCGCGCCTCCGGTGCGTCGAACGCATCGTGAGACCACAGATGGGTCGCCTCTTTCCGGGTTTCGGGAGCGGGCCACATCGGATCGTTCTCCTCGCCCTTCATCTTGTGCGAGACCATGGTCCGACCGCCCTCTTCCCAGCGGATCTTCCAATAGCAGGTATTGCCGGACAAACAGGCCAGATTGCCGCCCGCATTCACGAACGCCTCGATGGCAAAACGTTGATTGCCGGACCAGTATTCACTGTGCCCTACGATCAGAACCGTCTGATAGCCATCAAGCGCATCGGCATTCCGTTCAAAGTCAAAGTCGGTGAGATAGTCGAAATCGTAACCGGCCTCCTCCGCCCAGATCGCAAAGACATGTTCCCATTTCCTCAGAAAGCAGGCCGATCCGTCATAAGGCGACGCCTTTTGCTGCATGGCCCATTCCATATCGCCCGGCATCGCCATCTGCCCGACGGCGCGGGGCGCATAGTTGATCAGGCGGGGCGGCGCGCCAGGCGGAGAAAACAGAACCTGCGGATAGGGGCGCATGCGGGACAGCCGACCGATGGCCCCCTCTCGCGACGCCTCGGGCGAGGCCTGACCGCTCATCAGCGCCTCGACGTCTGCATAGGCGTTGGACCCGCCCCAGTAATTGTAGGCCGAATAGGTGTTCGTCGCGAGGATCAGGACCGCTTTGGCTTTCGGCTGCTCGGATCCCTTGCGCACGCAGACAAAGTGCTGGCTGACATTTCCGTCGGGATCTTCCAGCGTCAGGTCGTAATAGCCCGTTGCCCAATCCGCTCCGATCTCAAAGGTGGTGGCCTCTGGCCAGCCGCATCCATTGCGGTCTGCATCTTCGGGAATGGGATGCGCGCCGATGGTCAGGTTTTCGAACCGGGCAACCTGCGTCACCTCCTTGCCAATCCGGCTGATGGTAAGCGTGCAGGGCGACGTAGGCGCACTCGCAAAAAGGGTGACGGTCTCTCCCGGCTCGGCACTGACCTTGTCGGGGTAAAACCAGGGTCTGTCGATCGTATTCATGCGGTCTGGCTCACTGTTTGGGATGCGGTTCCGGCCCGCAAAAGCGACAGGCCAAGCCAGGCCGCCCAAAGCGGGGAGAGGAGGACAACCAGCGCGAGGGCCGCGTCAGAGACCTCTGCCAGACCCGCATGCCAGGTTGCGAATTGCAGAACCCAGATCGCTGCAAGCACACCCGCGCCGATCCCCAGGCCTTTCAGGCCCGCGCTGCCAAGCAATTTGGCCAGCCCGCCCAACCAGATCGCGGCCAGGATCGCCTCCATCAGCCACAGGCCGCGCCATTGGCCCCCGATGGTGGCCTCCCAGGCCGCGGCGGCTTGGTCGGGTGCCGCCGACGCACTGGCCCGCAGCGCATCGAAAGCCCCTGCCATCGTCACCGCACCGAACGTGCCCATCAGGCAGTAGATCAGACCGCAAAGCATCGCGAGATCGGTCAGCATCTCATCGAGATCGCGCAGAAGTTTCCAGGCATAGATCAGGACCGGAAGGAAGATCAGGTAATAACCAAGAACATCCGTCCACATCCCCAGATAAAACAGATCCGCCGCTTCCGCGGATAGGGTCATCATGTCCAGCCCGTCGTGAAACCGTGTCACATCCCCGTCCGAAGCGGCCATGAACAGGCCTTGCGTCAGATAGGCGAAGGGCAATGAAAGAAGGGCCGCGAAAGCCGCCAGCCGTCTTCCGGGCGTCGCGAAATTCAAAGATGTCATCGGGATCTTCCTCTGCGAATGAAAGCGGTCGGCTCAGGCGGCCTGCTGCAAGTGCGTGTTGGTCCGGGGGATGCGTGCGGCGGCGCGTTCGACCGACCACAGCGCGCTCTCCATATATCCGCCGGAAAGATAGTCGCCGCAGAACGACACACCGTCCTTGCGATCAATAGCGTCCAGAAAGGCCAGCGCGGCGGCGTTATGGCCCACCGCCGATTGCGGCACCGTGGCCGGATGACGGGTCACCGCAAATCCTTCGACATGCCCCTTAACGCCCGGCACAAATGGCGTGATATCCGCTAAGGCAAGATCGGCCAGCTCCTGATCTGTCTTCTCCGCCAGCGCCGCCGATTTCGGGTTCAGGATCCATGCCTGCAGCGTCGCGTTGCCCGACGGATGATTGCCCGGGCTCTTTTGCTGAGTGTCGATGCAGAATTGCACCGGACCCTTGTGATCCATGGGCAAGAAATAGGTCCACACGTCCTTTTCCAGGCTCTGATCCAGAAAGAACGACACGATCATGGCCGTGGGCATCTCGATCCCCGCCAGAAAGCTCCGCTCTTTCGTCCAGGTCTCCGGAACCAGCTTCGCCGCCCTTGGTGCGTGGGCCGCGACGATCACGTGATCGGCCGCCACGCTTTCTCCGGTTTCCAGATGCAGGCCTGTGACCCGTCCGCCCTGTTCGATCAGCCCGGCGACCGGGCTGCTGAAGCGGATGTCGGACTGCTCCGCGAGCGTCCGGTGCAGCGCAGCCGTCCCCCCGTTAAGCGAGATGTAATCCGTCATCAAAACGATCTTCGCCAGCCGGTACACCTGCAACAGGCTCATGCCGTCCGGTGTCGGATCACTCATGCAGCCAATCAGGCTGAGCATGCGAACCGTGTGATCCCTCAGAAACCCGTCCGACGTCGTGCTCAGCGCCGATATGCGGTCATAGGCGGCCTGCTTGTCCGCCGCCGCGAAGGTTTCGGACTTATGGGACAGGATCAGCTTGGCGATGTACCCCGCCATGCGCAGGTTGCCCGTCAGCCCCCCCGACTTCAGCCAGGGCACCGAGGGTTTCACCAGAAAGGACGCATCGCTCTTCCCGGTAAACATCCGGGTCTTGCCAGTGATCTTCTTCAGCTCGGACGTCAGCCCAACCTCTTCGATCAACTTCAACCCGTATTTATAGTTCGAATGGAAGTACTGAGATCCGACATCCGCCCAATCATCCGTGCCCGGCCGGTTCAGCAGCATGCCGCGTCCTCCGGCGCGATCCGACGCTTCATAGATGGTCACGTCATGTCCCGCGCGCCGCATCTTGTGTCCAGCTGCCAGGCCCGCGATGCCGGCACCGATGATTGCGATTTTCATGTCTCAGCCCTCCTTCGGGTTACTTTGATTATGCGTCCACCAACTCCGCCGTTTCCGGTGCTTTCCCGATCTCCTGATCGAAATCCGATTCCGCGCCCGGCTTGATGAAATTCGGCATCTCCCGGCCCGCCATCTGACATGCCGCGCGCAGGGCCATCTCGATGGCTCCGGCATCCATGATGTCGATGAAATTGCCGTCTTCGTCGAAGTTGATGTTGGCCCCCGACACCACCATGAAGCCCTCTGCCGCCTCCGTCGCGTCTTCCGGAACGCAAAACTGGTGGATCGACCCTCCCGGCTCGTAAAGGTAGCTTCCCGCCGTTTGCTTATCCTCGGGATATTCCACGTAGTGCCACATCCCCTTCGTGGTGAGGAAATGCACCGTCCCGGTGTGGAAATGCTGGGGCAGCTTGGTGCCCGGTGGGAACTTGGCGTAAAGCACCCAAGTGCCGTTTTCAGGATCCAGGAACAGCGGCTGGATCGTGTATCCGTCCACCGGATGCTGAACCGCGTCGGCGTCATTGACCTTCAGCGTCAGCAGCCTGTCCTGGTGTGTAATCGTCTGGGGCAGCGGCATGATTGTCCTCCTTCAACTGATGCCCGACCAACGATACGTAGCCGTGCCCGCGAACACAGGTTACAAGAGGACAACAAAGGATCATTTGCGGCCAATTTATGCGTTCACGACAGATCCCCACCCTTTCAGACGCGGTAATGCCCACGCAGATCGCCGCATTGACCGTTTCCGTGATGGAACAGCAGGGCGGCGACAAGGCCGCTCTCTTCTCCGGTCTCCCCTTCTCCGAAGACCGCCTTTACGAGGAGGATGGGCGCCTCTCCTTCTCCGAAATCTATGCGTTGATCGAAGCCGCGCTTGCGATCTCGGGCACGCCCTGGCTCGGCCTCGAAGTCGGGCGGGCCCAGACCGTCAGCACCTGGGGCATCCTCGGCTACGCGATCATGAGCTGTGCCACCGAACGCGAGGCCGTCGCCCTGGGCGTGCGCTATTACGATGCCGCGCCCAGCCTCATGCGCAGCACTTCCCGGATCGAGAACGGGTTACTGCGCCTGCAGATGGAGCCCATTCACCCGATGCTCGCCCTCCTTCCCTTCTGTGTCGAAGAGAATATCTGCGGGATCAGCACGGTCTCGTCCGAATACCTGATCGAACCCATGTCCCCGCTGGAGGTTTGGCTGTCCTATCCCGAACCAGATTACAGCGACAAATACCGGACCTATTTCGGCTGCGACATCAAGTATGAGCAGGACAGCAACGTCCTTTGGACCCGTGCGCCCAGGGATGCCCCCATGCGCACCTCCGACCCGATCAGCGCCCAGCTTTGCCGCAAACTGGTCGAACAGGTGGTCGAGCCGCGTAATGACGAAAGCGATTTCATCTATCAGATGCGCCAGCTTCTGCTGCAGACGCCGGGCGACATGCTCAACATGGAGCGCGCCGCAGCCGAATTGTCGATCAGCCCCCGCACCTTGCGGCGGCGGCTCGCGGAATTCGGCACCTCGTTCAAAAAACTTCAGGAGGACACCCGCCGCGACCTCGCCATCGACTACCTGCGGGACACCCAACTCAACATCTCGCAGATCGCGCACCTGCTGGGATATACCGAGACAACCAATTTCCGCCGCGCCTTCAAACAATGGACCGGCCTGCCGCCCCGTAC encodes:
- a CDS encoding N,N-dimethylformamidase beta subunit family domain-containing protein, coding for MNTIDRPWFYPDKVSAEPGETVTLFASAPTSPCTLTISRIGKEVTQVARFENLTIGAHPIPEDADRNGCGWPEATTFEIGADWATGYYDLTLEDPDGNVSQHFVCVRKGSEQPKAKAVLILATNTYSAYNYWGGSNAYADVEALMSGQASPEASREGAIGRLSRMRPYPQVLFSPPGAPPRLINYAPRAVGQMAMPGDMEWAMQQKASPYDGSACFLRKWEHVFAIWAEEAGYDFDYLTDFDFERNADALDGYQTVLIVGHSEYWSGNQRFAIEAFVNAGGNLACLSGNTCYWKIRWEEGGRTMVSHKMKGEENDPMWPAPETRKEATHLWSHDAFDAPEARFLGLSFLYGGYHRLAMCAGRGSAAYTIYDDTHWALEGTDLYYGDVIGADVPLIGYENDGCPIQFGEDGLPKPGKGIGIPENLEIIGMTPATLAEPERSPYPKMVPMEGEDVLVRVTAGEDTPAARARLMRGHAVMASFKCGKGEVFNGGTTEWVHGLAARDPFVEKITKNVFARFGLHPAA
- a CDS encoding NAD(P)/FAD-dependent oxidoreductase; translation: MKIAIIGAGIAGLAAGHKMRRAGHDVTIYEASDRAGGRGMLLNRPGTDDWADVGSQYFHSNYKYGLKLIEEVGLTSELKKITGKTRMFTGKSDASFLVKPSVPWLKSGGLTGNLRMAGYIAKLILSHKSETFAAADKQAAYDRISALSTTSDGFLRDHTVRMLSLIGCMSDPTPDGMSLLQVYRLAKIVLMTDYISLNGGTAALHRTLAEQSDIRFSSPVAGLIEQGGRVTGLHLETGESVAADHVIVAAHAPRAAKLVPETWTKERSFLAGIEMPTAMIVSFFLDQSLEKDVWTYFLPMDHKGPVQFCIDTQQKSPGNHPSGNATLQAWILNPKSAALAEKTDQELADLALADITPFVPGVKGHVEGFAVTRHPATVPQSAVGHNAAALAFLDAIDRKDGVSFCGDYLSGGYMESALWSVERAAARIPRTNTHLQQAA
- a CDS encoding 2,4'-dihydroxyacetophenone dioxygenase family protein, whose amino-acid sequence is MPLPQTITHQDRLLTLKVNDADAVQHPVDGYTIQPLFLDPENGTWVLYAKFPPGTKLPQHFHTGTVHFLTTKGMWHYVEYPEDKQTAGSYLYEPGGSIHQFCVPEDATEAAEGFMVVSGANINFDEDGNFIDIMDAGAIEMALRAACQMAGREMPNFIKPGAESDFDQEIGKAPETAELVDA
- a CDS encoding AraC family transcriptional regulator; translated protein: MPTQIAALTVSVMEQQGGDKAALFSGLPFSEDRLYEEDGRLSFSEIYALIEAALAISGTPWLGLEVGRAQTVSTWGILGYAIMSCATEREAVALGVRYYDAAPSLMRSTSRIENGLLRLQMEPIHPMLALLPFCVEENICGISTVSSEYLIEPMSPLEVWLSYPEPDYSDKYRTYFGCDIKYEQDSNVLWTRAPRDAPMRTSDPISAQLCRKLVEQVVEPRNDESDFIYQMRQLLLQTPGDMLNMERAAAELSISPRTLRRRLAEFGTSFKKLQEDTRRDLAIDYLRDTQLNISQIAHLLGYTETTNFRRAFKQWTGLPPRTFRQQHMG